The Trypanosoma brucei brucei TREU927 chromosome 4, complete sequence genomic sequence CATACCATGTGAATATCAACAGTTGTATTCGTGTCAGAAGGTTGTTCGGTGCCGCGTAGTCGGCTTAGGGGTCAGCGCTGTCGTCGTAGCGTTGAAACTCGTGTTCAGTCACGCGTATTCCTCCTCTGCAATGTGGTGGAAAACAATAAGGTTAGGATTCTCTCTTACAAATTTATGTAATGGTCTTTTCACGTGCATCACATAATGACAATCTTGTATATCCACTGTCAGCAAACTATCAAGCTTCATTTTGTGCCTTAATACCTCCCCAACCATAATATCTTCATTCGAAGCAGCATAATCAATATATTTCTCAAAGTTTCTAAAGCTGATCTTTCTGACTAACAGTTTGGAAATTTCCAAAAAGCCAACTATTTCTTTTACGACATCTCTTGAAATTGTGTTCGCATACCCAACAACATACCATGTCATTTTGTCAATATACTCGTCAAGTTCACCCAATGCCCTTCCCATATTCAATTTCCCTCGTGGAAGAACCTCCAGATATTTTAGGTACAATGGCGCCCTCATAAAAATGTCATCATCTGCCTTCATTATATATGGATTAGTTGACTTGAATGTCTCAACTGCCAATTTGAACCACAGATACGTTTTTCTACTCATAGTGAGCTCCGCTTCCCATCCCCAATTACCCGCGTCTCccacttttttgcttgttgtcGGATTGACATCacaaacaggaaaaataataacatccTGATTTAACttcgcctcttcttcaacaaTATCTCTGAGTACGCAATTGTTATTTGTATGAGCTGAAAGAGCATATACTATAAGCAACTTC encodes the following:
- a CDS encoding UDP-Gal or UDP-GlcNAc-dependent glycosyltransferase, putative (UDP-Gal or UDP-GlcNAc-dependent glycosyltransferase, putative : curated by Mike Ferguson.) gives rise to the protein MRFVSKGVRRIWRTEDYLVVAGIHSIDNDERFIRRNLQRETCWSYHEVSRKSNNFTGKLLIVYALSAHTNNNCVLRDIVEEEAKLNQDVIIFPVCDVNPTTSKKVGDAGNWGWEAELTMSRKTYLWFKLAVETFKSTNPYIMKADDDIFMRAPLYLKYLEVLPRGKLNMGRALGELDEYIDKMTWYVVGYANTISRDVVKEIVGFLEISKLLVRKISFRNFEKYIDYAASNEDIMVGEVLRHKMKLDSLLTVDIQDCHYVMHVKRPLHKFVRENPNLIVFHHIAEEEYA